Proteins from one Novosphingobium sp. 9U genomic window:
- a CDS encoding PRC-barrel domain-containing protein, with protein MSATAESTPTLVEAETKGLKVRSRDGDSLGHISTLMVDKRSGQSTYAVLSLGGFLGMNKSYYPVPFSLVAYDTANDDYVVTTDRRVLEGGPSWANNAPEFNEAYADRVAGYYGTERTRIA; from the coding sequence AACCGCCGAATCCACCCCGACGCTCGTGGAAGCAGAAACCAAGGGGTTGAAGGTGCGCTCGCGCGATGGCGACAGTCTGGGGCACATCAGCACGCTTATGGTCGACAAGCGCTCAGGCCAGTCGACCTATGCCGTCCTGAGCCTTGGCGGGTTCCTCGGCATGAACAAGAGCTACTATCCGGTGCCGTTCAGCCTTGTGGCCTACGATACCGCCAATGACGATTATGTGGTCACGACAGACCGGCGCGTGCTGGAAGGCGGCCCGAGCTGGGCCAACAACGCTCCTGAGTTCAACGAAGCGTATGCCGATCGCGTGGCCGGCTACTATGGCACGGAGCGTACGCGGATCGCGTAA